A window from Ignavibacteriota bacterium encodes these proteins:
- a CDS encoding TIGR03663 family protein → MIVIFFALFLRLYDLNNRPFHTDEAVHAIKFGELLESGKYIYDPIEYHGPTLNYFSLIPAYIFNEKKISEVNEITLRIVPAFTSIILIIFLFSILNAQNKIIVLFSASLISISPIYVFYSRYYIQESMLVSFTFSSIISFYKYFKLKKLYWGIFASLFCALIFATKETSIIIFFAGIFSFLFIYLSNRDLKSKFSFNIIHIILFFIIFISVTILFYSSFFTNPNGIFDSLKTFTNYFSKAGSNSDHIQQWDYYLNFLLFTKNDLITFTELPLFIFFIVGIIFQFKKNKHNVFLNYIILFSIIQAIIYFIIPYKTPWLALNFWIGFLLIAAFGICSLYKLLPRKNLKIFFSIFIVIILSHNFYQTYLTNFKFPYQPENPFTYSQPTPEIVSASKKIIDVIESDSSDQNIYVNIISHNNDYWPLPWYLRKIKNVAWNETIPNNINLFQVIIITPELENELIEKLYTLPEPGKINLYIPIFDNYTSLRPNIEIRGFVQNSLNDKYLRNQNKVQIENLK, encoded by the coding sequence GTGATCGTCATTTTTTTTGCTCTTTTTCTAAGATTATATGATTTAAATAATCGTCCATTCCATACGGATGAAGCAGTTCATGCCATAAAATTCGGGGAACTACTTGAATCCGGAAAATATATTTATGATCCAATAGAATATCATGGTCCGACTTTAAATTATTTTTCTCTAATACCCGCTTATATTTTTAACGAAAAAAAAATATCTGAAGTTAATGAAATTACCTTAAGAATAGTGCCAGCTTTTACATCAATAATTTTAATTATTTTCTTATTTTCAATTTTGAATGCGCAAAATAAAATTATTGTTTTGTTTTCTGCATCATTAATTTCAATTTCTCCAATTTATGTTTTTTACAGCAGATATTATATTCAAGAATCAATGCTTGTTTCTTTTACATTTTCATCAATAATTTCATTTTACAAATATTTCAAATTAAAAAAACTTTATTGGGGAATTTTTGCATCCTTATTTTGTGCATTAATTTTTGCAACAAAAGAAACATCAATAATAATTTTCTTTGCGGGAATTTTTTCTTTCTTATTTATTTATTTATCAAATCGAGATTTAAAATCAAAATTTTCGTTTAATATAATTCACATAATTTTGTTTTTCATAATTTTTATTTCTGTTACAATTTTATTTTATTCTTCATTTTTTACAAATCCAAATGGAATATTTGATTCATTAAAAACTTTTACCAATTATTTCAGCAAAGCTGGTAGTAATTCTGATCATATTCAACAGTGGGATTATTATTTAAATTTTTTGTTGTTCACAAAAAATGATTTAATAACTTTTACTGAACTTCCATTATTTATTTTTTTTATAGTTGGAATTATTTTTCAATTCAAAAAAAATAAGCATAATGTTTTTTTAAATTATATTATACTATTCAGCATTATTCAAGCAATTATTTATTTTATAATTCCATATAAAACTCCCTGGCTTGCATTAAACTTTTGGATTGGCTTTTTGTTAATTGCAGCTTTTGGAATTTGTTCTTTATATAAATTATTGCCAAGAAAAAATCTTAAAATATTTTTTTCAATTTTTATTGTAATAATTTTATCACATAATTTTTATCAAACATATTTAACAAATTTTAAATTCCCTTATCAACCAGAAAATCCGTTTACGTATTCTCAGCCAACTCCGGAAATAGTTTCAGCATCAAAAAAAATAATTGATGTTATTGAAAGTGATTCATCTGATCAAAATATTTATGTAAATATTATTTCTCATAATAATGATTATTGGCCATTGCCATGGTATTTACGTAAAATAAAAAATGTTGCTTGGAATGAAACAATTCCAAACAATATAAATCTGTTTCAAGTAATTATTATAACTCCAGAATTAGAAAATGAATTGATAGAAAAATTATATACTTTGCCGGAACCGGGAAAAATTAATTTGTATATTCCGATATTTGATAATTACACTTCTCTTAGACCAAATATTGAAATCAGAGGATTTGTACAAAATAGTTTGAATGATAAATATTTGCGAAATCAAAATAAAGTACAAATTGAAAATTTAAAATGA